From the genome of Flavobacterium luteolum, one region includes:
- a CDS encoding NAD(P)H-hydrate dehydratase: MKSPYLINKEEIQKLYKPVNPQTHKGTQGHAVIIAGSYGKIGAAVLASKSCLKTGCGLVTTFIPKCGYQILQISIPEVMVATDENVNFITNIHLPLIPQAVGIGPGIGKELGTQKALFEFLRVNKAPLVLDADALNIISENLSWLELVPEDTILTPHPKELERLIGKWNSEAEKFQKTIAFSEKYKVIVVMKGAPTYIINRTSVYENTSGNAALATAGSGDVLTGILTSLLAQGYEPKYASKMGVYLHGLTADLALPKTGYESFTASTIIKYLGKAFLELEN; the protein is encoded by the coding sequence ATGAAATCACCGTATTTAATTAATAAAGAAGAGATTCAGAAATTATACAAACCCGTAAATCCTCAAACTCATAAAGGGACACAAGGTCATGCGGTGATTATTGCCGGAAGTTATGGCAAAATAGGAGCGGCGGTTTTAGCTTCAAAATCCTGTCTCAAAACAGGCTGCGGACTCGTAACAACTTTTATACCCAAATGCGGTTATCAAATACTTCAAATTTCCATTCCAGAAGTAATGGTGGCAACCGATGAAAACGTGAATTTTATAACCAATATACATTTGCCTTTAATTCCGCAAGCAGTAGGAATCGGACCCGGAATAGGGAAGGAGCTCGGAACACAAAAAGCCTTGTTTGAATTTTTAAGAGTCAATAAAGCGCCTTTGGTTCTAGATGCCGATGCATTGAATATTATCTCAGAAAACTTATCTTGGTTAGAATTAGTTCCAGAAGACACCATTCTAACACCACACCCAAAAGAATTAGAACGTTTGATAGGAAAGTGGAATTCAGAAGCCGAGAAATTCCAAAAAACGATCGCTTTTTCAGAAAAATACAAAGTCATTGTGGTTATGAAAGGTGCGCCAACTTACATCATCAATAGAACTTCAGTTTACGAAAACACAAGTGGAAACGCAGCACTTGCAACCGCAGGAAGTGGCGACGTTCTAACGGGAATTCTCACAAGTCTTCTAGCACAAGGCTACGAACCCAAATATGCTTCCAAAATGGGCGTTTACCTCCACGGATTAACAGCCGATTTAGCTTTGCCCAAAACAGGTTATGAGTCTTTTACAGCTTCAACAATTATTAAATATCTAGGAAAAGCTTTTCTTGAATTAGAGAATTAG
- a CDS encoding HipA family kinase: MKNNFDLRTVNVMRYITPLREGGSLPALAEADDDFKYVLKFRGAGHGVKALIAELVGGQIAKALKLQLPELVFANLDEAFGRTEADEEIQDLLQGSQGLNLALHFLSGAITFDPAVTTVDAKLASQIVWLDAYITNVDRTFRNTNMLIWHKELWLIDHGACLYFHHSWHNWEQHAKSPFALIKDHVLLPQASLLKEVDAEFKAILTPEVLEEIVNTIPLDWLQWEDADETPEGLRNVYLKFLKTRLENSEIFVNQAQNAR; encoded by the coding sequence ATGAAAAACAACTTCGACTTAAGAACAGTAAACGTCATGCGATATATAACGCCACTGCGCGAAGGCGGTTCTTTACCCGCATTAGCAGAAGCCGATGACGACTTTAAATACGTATTAAAATTTAGAGGTGCTGGACACGGCGTAAAAGCCTTAATCGCCGAATTAGTTGGCGGACAAATCGCTAAAGCCTTAAAGTTACAATTGCCAGAATTAGTATTCGCCAATCTCGACGAAGCTTTTGGAAGAACCGAAGCCGATGAAGAAATTCAGGATTTATTGCAAGGAAGCCAAGGATTAAACTTAGCGTTACACTTTTTATCTGGCGCTATTACTTTTGATCCTGCTGTAACAACCGTAGATGCTAAATTGGCTTCTCAGATTGTTTGGCTAGATGCTTATATTACAAACGTAGACAGAACTTTCAGAAATACAAATATGCTGATTTGGCATAAAGAATTATGGCTGATCGATCATGGTGCATGTTTGTATTTTCATCATTCTTGGCATAACTGGGAACAACATGCTAAAAGTCCCTTTGCATTGATAAAAGATCACGTTTTATTGCCTCAAGCTTCACTTTTAAAAGAAGTTGATGCTGAGTTTAAAGCGATTTTAACACCGGAAGTTTTAGAAGAAATTGTCAATACAATTCCGCTAGACTGGCTGCAATGGGAAGATGCAGACGAAACTCCAGAAGGATTGCGAAATGTGTATCTGAAGTTTTTAAAAACAAGATTAGAGAATTCAGAAATATTTGTAAATCAGGCGCAAAATGCAAGATAA
- a CDS encoding DUF3037 domain-containing protein codes for MQDNHLYEYAVIRVVPRVEREEFLNIGIILFCKKAKFIKVLFHLNKEKIQALSADFDIEQLECNLTSLVKIANGAKDGGPIAEFEIPERFRWLTAIRSSAIQTSRPHPGFSQDLEKTIQRLFEELVL; via the coding sequence ATGCAAGATAACCACTTATACGAATATGCTGTGATTCGCGTTGTGCCAAGGGTAGAGCGCGAAGAATTCCTGAATATCGGAATCATTTTGTTTTGCAAAAAAGCCAAATTTATAAAGGTTCTTTTTCATTTAAATAAAGAAAAAATACAAGCCCTTTCTGCCGATTTCGACATCGAACAATTAGAATGTAATTTAACTTCATTGGTAAAAATCGCCAACGGAGCCAAAGACGGCGGTCCAATTGCCGAATTTGAGATTCCAGAACGTTTTAGATGGTTAACGGCAATAAGAAGTTCGGCCATTCAAACCTCAAGACCTCATCCTGGATTTAGTCAGGATTTAGAGAAAACCATTCAGCGTTTGTTTGAGGAGTTAGTTCTTTAG